Proteins encoded together in one Candidatus Nealsonbacteria bacterium window:
- a CDS encoding type II toxin-antitoxin system HicB family antitoxin: MKLKIDLQYDFEYGGFVADCPSLPGCMSQGKTRKEALKNIREAIRGYIKVLRKHHQTAALEATQPNYVEVRV; encoded by the coding sequence ATGAAATTAAAAATTGATCTACAATATGATTTTGAATACGGGGGCTTTGTTGCCGACTGTCCTTCTTTGCCAGGATGTATGTCGCAAGGAAAAACCAGAAAAGAAGCTTTGAAGAATATTCGGGAAGCTATTCGGGGATATATTAAAGTATTAAGAAAACATCATCAAACTGCTGCCCTGGAAGCAACCCAACCCAATTACGTAGAAGTAAGGGTTTAA
- a CDS encoding type II toxin-antitoxin system HicA family toxin, whose amino-acid sequence MGLLSNISGKEAVRVFRKIGYYLNHQEGSHMILYNNQSGYPPLSIPNHKELAPGLLATQIKRARLTIEEFNQLRKKGKR is encoded by the coding sequence ATGGGACTTTTAAGCAACATTTCAGGCAAGGAAGCCGTGAGAGTTTTTAGAAAAATTGGGTATTATCTTAACCACCAAGAAGGGAGCCATATGATTTTGTACAATAATCAATCGGGTTATCCCCCGCTCAGCATTCCTAACCATAAAGAACTTGCTCCCGGGCTCTTAGCCACTCAGATAAAAAGAGCGCGACTAACTATTGAAGAATTCAATCAATTAAGGAAGAAAGGTAAGAGATAG